The following proteins are encoded in a genomic region of Roseisolibacter agri:
- a CDS encoding glycosyltransferase family A protein — protein sequence MPDRAPRVSVVVAAFVATARQARLLDETLATVDAQEHRPHELLVVDDGSPLPVAPLVARHARARCLRQDNAGPAVARNVGVRESAGDLLVFLDADDHLHPHALTAGLRALDARPECVMVVGPRDEMCHDGRPTDFVPVLPPVDRDLYAVLLDFTWYVIPPSSCMVRRAAFDAVGGFRDPWGADDLDFYLRVVRHGPVWCYGGPPVTRYRRYPESSSRDGARMLHSVRVVYERQRPIVAGDPVLEAAFARGLARLTDIFQRALIENVAVRLAAGDRDAALASARLLEQENPALAAAALDPALRRAAGARATG from the coding sequence ATGCCCGATCGCGCCCCACGCGTGTCCGTCGTCGTCGCCGCCTTCGTCGCCACCGCGCGGCAGGCGCGGCTGCTGGACGAGACGCTCGCCACCGTCGACGCGCAGGAGCATCGCCCGCACGAGCTGCTCGTCGTGGACGACGGGTCGCCGCTGCCGGTGGCGCCCCTCGTCGCGCGCCACGCGCGGGCGCGCTGCCTGCGCCAGGACAACGCCGGGCCGGCGGTCGCGCGCAACGTGGGCGTGCGGGAGAGCGCGGGAGATCTCCTCGTGTTCCTGGATGCCGACGACCATCTGCATCCGCACGCGCTCACGGCGGGGCTGCGCGCCCTCGACGCGCGCCCCGAGTGCGTGATGGTGGTCGGCCCGCGCGACGAGATGTGCCACGACGGTCGGCCGACCGACTTCGTGCCCGTCCTGCCTCCGGTCGACCGCGACCTGTACGCGGTGCTGCTCGACTTCACGTGGTACGTCATCCCGCCGTCCAGCTGCATGGTGCGCCGCGCGGCGTTCGACGCGGTGGGCGGCTTCCGCGATCCGTGGGGCGCGGACGACCTGGACTTCTACCTGCGCGTGGTGCGGCACGGGCCGGTCTGGTGCTACGGTGGTCCGCCCGTCACGCGCTACCGTCGGTATCCCGAGAGCTCGTCGCGCGACGGCGCCCGCATGCTCCACAGCGTGCGCGTGGTGTACGAGCGGCAGCGGCCGATCGTGGCCGGTGACCCGGTGCTGGAGGCGGCCTTCGCGCGCGGGCTCGCGCGGCTGACCGACATCTTCCAGCGCGCGCTGATCGAGAACGTCGCCGTTCGCCTGGCCGCCGGGGACCGCGACGCGGCGCTCGCCAGCGCGCGGCTGCTGGAGCAGGAGAACCCCGCGCTGGCCGCCGCGGCGCTGGACCCGGCGCTCCGTCGCGCGGCAGGCGCGCGCGCCACTGGCTGA
- a CDS encoding ScyD/ScyE family protein, which yields MRIPLPPLLATALLLAACQDPAARVAAPRPDALRAAKAPPAPGRTVWMDHLDAPRGLAFAPDGALYVTEAGNTTVTSTCTPLPRGRYCYSGTGAISRRGRGGQERVVSGLPSYYNADMQDITGPQHLDFQGMGSLYFTIGWGGPPLGRLGLAPFGAAFGTLNVLRPSGAWTRVADIAAFEQDHNPDGEVFDSNPYGLLAEGGGQYVTDAGGNDLLHVDMQGDVLLVAVFPRVPAPPTFGGSTQAVPTEVVRGPDGALYVSTLSGAPFTTGTAIVYRVTEDGTRTVFAPGFKTITDLAFGPDGSLYVLQFATGDPFFAGPGKLWRVARDGTRTTVAENLPAATAIAIGDDGAFYVAINGNVAGRGQVLRIVP from the coding sequence ATGCGCATTCCGCTCCCTCCCCTGCTCGCAACCGCCCTGCTGCTCGCCGCCTGCCAGGATCCCGCCGCGCGCGTGGCCGCTCCGCGTCCCGATGCGCTGCGCGCCGCGAAGGCGCCGCCCGCGCCCGGGCGGACCGTGTGGATGGACCACCTGGATGCGCCGCGCGGGCTGGCGTTCGCGCCCGATGGCGCGCTGTACGTGACGGAGGCCGGCAACACGACGGTGACGTCGACGTGCACGCCGCTGCCCCGCGGGCGGTACTGCTACAGCGGCACCGGGGCGATCAGCCGGCGGGGGCGTGGTGGCCAGGAGCGCGTCGTGAGCGGCCTGCCATCGTACTACAACGCCGACATGCAGGACATCACCGGCCCGCAGCACCTCGACTTCCAGGGCATGGGCAGCCTGTACTTCACCATCGGCTGGGGCGGCCCGCCGCTGGGACGCCTGGGCCTCGCGCCGTTCGGCGCGGCATTCGGGACGCTCAACGTCCTGCGCCCGAGCGGCGCCTGGACGCGCGTGGCGGACATCGCCGCCTTCGAGCAGGACCACAATCCGGACGGCGAGGTGTTCGACTCCAACCCGTACGGTCTGCTCGCCGAAGGCGGCGGGCAGTACGTGACCGACGCCGGCGGCAACGACCTGCTCCACGTCGACATGCAGGGCGACGTGTTGCTCGTCGCCGTGTTCCCGCGCGTCCCCGCGCCGCCGACGTTCGGCGGGTCCACGCAGGCGGTGCCGACCGAGGTCGTGCGCGGCCCCGACGGCGCGCTGTACGTGAGCACGCTCAGCGGCGCCCCGTTCACCACCGGTACGGCGATCGTCTACCGCGTCACGGAGGACGGCACACGCACGGTGTTCGCGCCGGGCTTCAAGACCATCACCGACCTCGCCTTCGGCCCGGACGGCAGCCTGTACGTGCTGCAGTTCGCGACGGGCGACCCGTTCTTCGCCGGACCCGGCAAGCTGTGGCGCGTCGCGCGCGACGGCACGCGCACCACCGTCGCGGAGAACCTCCCCGCCGCGACGGCGATCGCCATCGGCGACGACGGCGCGTTCTACGTCGCGATCAACGGGAACGTCGCCGGCCGCGGACAGGTGCTGCGCATCGTGCCCTGA
- the sdaAB gene encoding L-serine ammonia-lyase, iron-sulfur-dependent subunit beta has protein sequence MVSLLDIIGPVMVGPSSSHTAGACRLGLLARCLVGGTPEHARIELHGSFARTGEGHGTDKAIVGGLMGFRPDDERLRTALDIADREGLDFRFEKTTLGEESEVHPNTVRFTVARGQRESVMVGSSLGAGRVLVTEIDGYPVEVTGNYHTIVLVAEDVKGSIARIATILSEHSLNIATLKVSRRQRGGDAFMVFEIDEAPDERVRDEIRTLPWVRWAFRLDKVGA, from the coding sequence ATGGTCTCGCTCCTCGACATCATCGGCCCCGTCATGGTGGGGCCATCCAGCAGTCACACCGCCGGCGCCTGTCGGCTCGGGCTCCTCGCGCGCTGCCTCGTGGGCGGCACTCCCGAGCACGCGCGGATCGAGCTGCACGGCTCGTTCGCGCGCACCGGTGAGGGCCACGGCACCGACAAGGCGATCGTCGGCGGCCTGATGGGCTTCCGCCCCGACGACGAGCGCCTGCGCACGGCGCTCGACATCGCCGATCGCGAGGGCCTCGACTTCCGCTTCGAGAAGACGACGCTCGGCGAGGAGAGCGAGGTGCACCCGAACACGGTGCGCTTCACCGTCGCGCGCGGCCAACGCGAGAGCGTGATGGTCGGCTCGTCGCTCGGCGCGGGGCGCGTGCTCGTCACCGAGATCGACGGCTACCCGGTCGAGGTCACCGGCAACTACCACACGATCGTGCTCGTGGCCGAGGACGTGAAGGGCTCCATCGCGCGCATCGCGACCATCCTGTCCGAGCACAGCCTGAACATCGCGACGCTCAAGGTCTCGCGGCGGCAGCGCGGCGGCGACGCGTTCATGGTGTTCGAGATCGACGAGGCGCCCGACGAGCGCGTGCGCGACGAGATCCGCACGCTGCCCTGGGTGCGCTGGGCGTTCCGGCTGGACAAGGTCGGGGCCTGA
- the cutA gene encoding divalent-cation tolerance protein CutA, whose translation MPDATVVVLTTLASEEEAVPFVRTLLDLRLIACGTILPPARSFYRWEGKMADEREVVVLLKTRRERLDGLKEAFDRLHPYDTPELLALPVHAGLPRYLGWIAAEATGENAGAS comes from the coding sequence ATGCCCGACGCCACCGTCGTGGTCCTCACGACCCTCGCCTCCGAGGAGGAGGCGGTCCCGTTCGTCCGGACCCTGCTCGACCTGCGGCTGATCGCCTGCGGGACGATCCTCCCGCCGGCGCGGTCGTTCTACCGGTGGGAGGGGAAGATGGCCGACGAGCGTGAGGTCGTCGTGCTGCTGAAGACGCGGCGCGAGCGGCTCGACGGGCTCAAGGAGGCGTTCGACCGCCTGCACCCGTACGACACGCCCGAGCTGCTGGCGCTCCCGGTGCACGCGGGGCTGCCACGCTACCTCGGCTGGATCGCGGCGGAGGCGACGGGCGAGAACGCCGGCGCGAGCTGA
- a CDS encoding lectin-like domain-containing protein, giving the protein MSRSSAVLRSAALALGAITLLSARDAAAQFTGIATNGSAAVLDGGSTLQLTPNLGSQAGSAFFTTPLALDAGTAFTAGFRVSLQGTPTQADGIALVLQSDPRGTAALGAGGGAIGYSSSGAITPSVALTLQTYFNNDLAIGTNGQIGNIASTQMGNLGSRSSNIFDVVLSYGGGVLTATAINAVDAAESYTVSGNVNLASVLGPQAYVGFTGGTGANAADQRILSYGFSVTQATVPEPATVALLGVGLVGMAGIAARRRRA; this is encoded by the coding sequence ATGTCGAGATCGTCCGCCGTGCTCCGGAGCGCCGCCCTCGCCCTCGGTGCGATCACGCTCCTGAGCGCGCGCGATGCCGCCGCCCAGTTCACCGGCATCGCCACCAACGGAAGCGCCGCCGTCCTGGACGGCGGCAGCACGCTCCAGCTGACGCCGAACCTGGGCAGTCAGGCCGGCTCCGCCTTCTTCACGACGCCGCTCGCGCTCGACGCCGGCACCGCCTTCACGGCGGGCTTCCGCGTGTCGCTCCAGGGCACGCCGACCCAGGCGGACGGCATCGCGCTCGTCCTGCAGAGCGACCCGCGCGGGACGGCCGCGCTGGGCGCTGGCGGCGGTGCGATCGGCTACTCCAGCTCGGGCGCGATCACGCCGAGCGTCGCCCTGACCCTCCAGACGTACTTCAACAACGATCTCGCGATCGGCACCAACGGCCAGATCGGCAACATCGCGAGCACGCAGATGGGCAACCTCGGCAGCCGGTCGAGCAACATCTTCGACGTCGTGCTGAGCTATGGCGGTGGCGTGCTGACCGCGACGGCCATCAACGCCGTCGACGCGGCCGAGAGCTACACGGTGAGCGGCAACGTGAACCTGGCCAGCGTGCTCGGCCCGCAGGCGTACGTCGGGTTCACCGGCGGAACCGGAGCCAACGCCGCCGACCAGCGCATCCTGAGCTACGGCTTCAGCGTCACGCAGGCCACCGTGCCGGAGCCGGCGACGGTCGCGCTGCTTGGCGTCGGCCTCGTGGGCATGGCCGGGATCGCGGCGCGGCGGCGACGCGCCTGA
- the sdaAA gene encoding L-serine ammonia-lyase, iron-sulfur-dependent, subunit alpha, whose product MYRSLAEAVRDAEARGVSLSHVALESESADSGRSVADIRDALSRALAVMRGAVAQGMTGDLRSSSGLVGGDAAKLRTGPDGPLAGTPFRDVLARALAVQEVNAAMGVIVAAPTAGGAGVLPAVLTGLADARGIPDERVIDALATAGLVGAVVADRASLSGAEGGCQAETGAAAGMAAGAAVEMLGGTPRQALHAVALAQQGTLGLVCDPLGGLVELPCVFRNATGAAIAMAAIEMALAGIEFAIPADEVIDTMGEIGRSMDVRYRETAGGGLAATPTGRRLARERLVQIKKSAD is encoded by the coding sequence ATGTATCGCTCCCTCGCCGAAGCCGTCCGCGACGCCGAAGCGCGCGGCGTCTCGCTCTCGCACGTCGCGCTCGAGTCCGAGAGCGCCGACTCCGGACGCTCCGTGGCCGACATCCGCGACGCGCTGTCGCGCGCGCTGGCCGTCATGCGCGGCGCCGTCGCGCAGGGGATGACGGGCGACCTGCGTTCCAGCTCGGGTCTCGTCGGCGGCGACGCGGCCAAGCTGCGCACCGGTCCCGATGGCCCGCTCGCCGGCACGCCGTTCCGCGACGTGCTCGCGCGCGCCCTCGCGGTGCAGGAGGTCAACGCCGCCATGGGCGTGATCGTCGCCGCGCCGACCGCCGGCGGCGCGGGCGTGCTGCCCGCGGTGCTCACCGGGCTGGCGGACGCGCGTGGCATCCCCGACGAGCGCGTGATCGACGCGCTGGCGACGGCGGGCCTCGTCGGCGCGGTGGTCGCCGACCGCGCGTCGCTCTCGGGCGCGGAGGGCGGCTGTCAGGCGGAGACGGGCGCCGCCGCCGGCATGGCCGCGGGCGCCGCGGTCGAGATGCTCGGCGGCACGCCACGGCAGGCGCTGCACGCGGTCGCGCTGGCGCAGCAGGGGACGCTGGGCCTCGTCTGCGATCCGCTCGGCGGCCTGGTCGAGCTGCCGTGCGTCTTCCGCAACGCCACGGGCGCGGCGATCGCGATGGCGGCGATCGAGATGGCGCTCGCGGGCATCGAGTTCGCGATCCCCGCCGACGAGGTCATCGACACGATGGGTGAGATCGGCCGCTCGATGGACGTCCGCTATCGCGAGACGGCGGGCGGCGGGCTGGCCGCGACGCCGACGGGCCGACGCCTGGCCCGCGAGCGGCTCGTGCAGATCAAGAAGAGCGCGGACTGA
- the uvrA gene encoding excinuclease ABC subunit UvrA: MAEEALIVRGARAHNLKNVDVTIPRDKLTVITGLSGSGKSSLAFDTIYAEGQRRYVESLSAYARQFLGLMEKPDVDVIEGLSPAISIEQKNTGNNPRSTVGTVTEIYDYLRLLYARAGTPHCPNCGRAVQRQSPVQIAETVLTWEEGTRLEIRAPLVQGRKGEFRELFEGARKQGFVRAVVDGELIELADPPKLNKRQNHSISVVVDRLVVRAEDRGRLTDSLETALRLADGLVEVVEYSAEGAQPDVHLFSERYGCPVCGISLPELEPRQFSFNSPFGACPSCGGLGTRKEVSAQLVLGDPSISILEGVVLPWGEPDGYLKKVILPGLAKALDFNLNTEWGKLPARVQHALLHGAGDAPAPARKTAAKGRTAAKAATTTEVQWEGILRNVQRRYEETSSDAIRMELEEYMVATPCSSCAGRRLKPESLAVTVNGFNIGEVVEQSISAARDFFASVPVRGDGRPGLDPEIAGPILKEVRERLSFLVDVGLDYLTLNRSAESLSGGEAQRIRLATQIGSRLVGVLYILDEPSIGLHQRDNGRLLATLKQLRDLGNTVIVVEHDEETMREADHLIDLGPGAGKHGGEVIAAGTVKEVLRNPKSVTAQYLNGKREIPVRPERRPRDAQRVIRVENAREHNLRGVDFEIPLGCFVSVTGVSGSGKSTLVEDILHRALARHFYRARTIPGVHDRIVGLEHIDKVIDIDQSPIGRTPRSNPATYTGLFTPIRELFAEMPEAKIRGYGPGRFSFNVKGGRCEACQGDGLVKIEMHFLPDVFVPCDVCKGKRFNRETLEVRFRGLSIADVLDLTVEDACGIFENQPRIAQKLETLRDVGLGYIHLGQSATTLSGGEAQRVKLATELSKRDTGRTLYILDEPTTGLHFEDVRLLLDVLHRLVDRGNTVLVIEHSLDVIKTADWVIDLGPEGGTRGGQIVAAGTPETVAQIDASHTGHYLRPLLPALRKRKAG, encoded by the coding sequence ATGGCAGAAGAAGCCCTGATCGTGCGCGGCGCGCGCGCGCACAACCTCAAGAACGTCGACGTCACCATCCCGCGCGACAAGCTCACCGTCATCACGGGCTTGTCGGGCTCCGGGAAGTCGTCGCTCGCCTTCGACACCATCTACGCCGAGGGGCAGCGGCGCTACGTGGAGTCGCTCTCGGCCTACGCGCGCCAGTTCCTCGGGCTGATGGAGAAGCCCGACGTCGACGTCATCGAGGGGCTCTCGCCGGCGATCTCGATCGAGCAGAAGAACACGGGCAACAACCCGCGCTCGACGGTCGGCACGGTCACCGAGATCTACGACTACCTGCGCCTGCTGTACGCGCGCGCCGGTACGCCGCACTGCCCCAACTGCGGGCGCGCCGTGCAGCGCCAGAGCCCCGTCCAGATCGCCGAGACGGTGCTGACGTGGGAGGAGGGGACGCGGCTCGAGATCCGCGCGCCGCTCGTGCAGGGCCGCAAGGGCGAGTTCCGCGAGCTGTTCGAGGGCGCGCGCAAGCAGGGCTTCGTGCGCGCCGTCGTCGACGGGGAGCTGATCGAGCTCGCCGATCCGCCGAAGCTCAACAAGCGCCAGAACCACAGCATCTCGGTCGTCGTCGACCGCCTGGTGGTGCGCGCCGAGGATCGCGGCCGCCTGACCGACTCGCTCGAGACCGCGCTGCGGCTCGCCGACGGGCTCGTGGAGGTCGTCGAGTATTCGGCCGAGGGCGCGCAGCCCGACGTGCACCTGTTCTCGGAGCGCTACGGCTGCCCGGTGTGCGGCATCTCGCTGCCGGAGCTGGAGCCGCGGCAGTTCTCGTTCAACTCCCCGTTCGGCGCCTGCCCGTCGTGCGGCGGCCTGGGCACGCGCAAGGAAGTCAGCGCGCAGCTGGTCCTCGGCGATCCGAGCATCAGCATCCTCGAGGGCGTGGTGCTGCCGTGGGGTGAGCCGGACGGCTACCTGAAGAAGGTGATCCTGCCGGGGCTCGCGAAGGCGCTCGACTTCAACCTCAACACCGAGTGGGGGAAGCTGCCCGCGCGCGTGCAGCACGCGCTGCTGCACGGCGCGGGCGACGCGCCCGCACCCGCGCGCAAGACGGCGGCGAAGGGACGCACGGCCGCGAAGGCCGCGACGACGACCGAGGTGCAGTGGGAGGGCATCCTCCGCAACGTGCAGCGCCGCTACGAGGAGACCTCGAGCGACGCGATCCGCATGGAGCTGGAGGAGTACATGGTGGCGACGCCGTGCTCCTCGTGCGCGGGGCGCCGCCTGAAGCCCGAGTCGCTCGCGGTCACCGTGAACGGCTTCAACATCGGCGAGGTCGTCGAGCAGTCGATCTCGGCCGCGCGCGACTTCTTCGCGTCGGTGCCGGTGCGCGGCGACGGGCGGCCGGGGCTCGACCCCGAGATCGCGGGCCCGATCCTCAAGGAGGTGCGCGAGCGCCTCTCGTTCCTCGTCGACGTGGGGCTCGACTACCTGACGCTCAACCGCTCGGCCGAGTCGCTGTCGGGCGGCGAGGCGCAGCGCATCCGACTGGCGACGCAGATCGGGTCGCGGCTGGTGGGCGTGCTGTACATCCTCGACGAGCCGTCGATCGGGCTGCACCAGCGCGACAACGGGCGCCTGCTGGCGACGCTGAAGCAGCTGCGCGACCTCGGCAACACCGTCATCGTCGTCGAGCACGACGAGGAGACGATGCGCGAGGCGGACCACCTGATCGACCTCGGGCCCGGGGCGGGGAAGCACGGCGGCGAGGTGATCGCGGCCGGCACCGTGAAGGAGGTGCTGCGCAACCCGAAGTCGGTGACCGCGCAGTACCTGAACGGGAAGCGCGAGATCCCGGTGCGGCCGGAGCGCCGCCCGCGCGACGCGCAGCGCGTGATCCGCGTCGAGAACGCGCGCGAGCACAACCTGCGTGGCGTCGACTTCGAGATCCCGCTCGGCTGCTTCGTGTCGGTGACCGGCGTGTCCGGCTCCGGGAAGTCCACGCTCGTCGAGGACATCCTGCATCGCGCGCTGGCGCGGCACTTCTACCGCGCGCGCACGATCCCGGGCGTGCACGACCGGATCGTCGGGCTGGAGCACATCGACAAGGTCATCGACATCGACCAGAGCCCGATCGGCCGCACGCCGCGCTCCAACCCGGCGACGTACACCGGGCTGTTCACGCCCATCCGCGAGCTGTTCGCCGAGATGCCCGAGGCGAAGATCCGCGGCTACGGGCCGGGGCGCTTCTCGTTCAACGTGAAGGGCGGGCGCTGCGAGGCGTGCCAGGGCGACGGCCTGGTGAAGATCGAGATGCACTTCCTCCCCGACGTCTTCGTGCCGTGCGACGTCTGCAAGGGGAAGCGCTTCAACCGCGAGACGCTGGAGGTGCGCTTCCGCGGGCTCTCCATCGCCGACGTGCTCGACCTGACCGTCGAGGACGCGTGCGGGATCTTCGAGAACCAGCCGCGCATCGCGCAGAAGCTCGAGACGCTGCGCGACGTGGGGCTCGGCTACATCCACCTGGGGCAGAGCGCGACGACGCTCTCGGGCGGCGAGGCGCAGCGCGTGAAGCTGGCGACCGAGCTGTCGAAGCGCGACACGGGCCGCACGCTCTACATCCTCGACGAGCCCACTACGGGCCTGCACTTCGAGGACGTGCGCCTGCTGCTCGACGTCCTGCACCGCCTGGTCGACCGCGGAAACACGGTGCTCGTGATCGAGCACTCGCTGGACGTCATCAAGACGGCGGACTGGGTGATCGACCTCGGGCCCGAGGGCGGCACGCGCGGCGGACAGATCGTCGCCGCGGGCACGCCCGAGACGGTCGCCCAGATCGACGCCAGCCACACGGGCCACTACCTGCGGCCGCTGCTGCCGGCGCTGCGCAAGCGCAAGGCGGGCTGA
- a CDS encoding protein kinase domain-containing protein — MTTGAADLQTALGERYQLDRELGRGGMATVYLAHDVRLGRDVAVKVLHPELGAALGIERFRREIDIASRLSHPHILPIDDFGGADGTLFFVMPYVAGETLAAKLHAVGMLGVEEAVRITCQVARALDHAHRHGVIHRDVKPDNILLEDGEARLADFGIAHAISGAEERRLTQTGVTLGTPVYMSPEQAMADRTLDGRSDVYSLGCVLYEMLVGQPPFAGPTAQAIIARQMLGDVPSITVVRGTVPDEIEDAVLRALAKVPADRFASALEFAEALEHSLATAGRSLGRADRRNRSRRRKPVGRKVRTLRMAAAVALVGILAAAGAAGAWWLLANGDARALGATTADALPPQRLGVLYFDDLSPDGSLGAVADGLTESLIDQLRGVAALDVVSRNGVAAFRGATAAPDSVAAALKAGTLVLGAVESRGGSLRVTVRLVDGASGADTKRASFTVPAARALAARDSLVEQVARFLRSRVGEEVRVRAVQRGTADEGAWTMALQAERLAKRGTELSRGGDTVGATAAYLRADSLLANAATRDAAWPEPVVQRGQTALRLSRLGSAVAAVRWTDAGLRLADEALALDARHPAALALRGQLRLERWARHLEPDARAARALLTDAERDLKQATELDPHDAAAWSALASVYYQKPNLIEATLAARRAYEEDAYLADADRILWRLYTTAYDGESFVDAAHWCDEGRRRFPDSHLFVRCQLWLFTTDARTPDAAAAWRLRADLQRLTPEGQWSYVGREAQMLVGAAIGRAGLRDSADRVLRAARADAHVDPDRELLTVEAFVRDLLGERDVALDLLKQYLLAHPEHRGGFASPQGSWWWRGMRADPRFTALVGAAR; from the coding sequence ATGACGACGGGCGCCGCGGATCTGCAGACGGCACTGGGCGAGCGCTATCAGCTCGATCGCGAGCTGGGGCGCGGCGGCATGGCGACCGTGTACCTCGCGCACGACGTGCGCCTGGGACGCGACGTGGCCGTGAAGGTGCTGCACCCGGAGCTGGGCGCCGCGCTGGGCATCGAGCGCTTCCGCCGTGAGATCGACATCGCGTCGCGGCTCAGCCACCCGCACATCCTGCCGATCGACGACTTCGGCGGCGCGGACGGGACGCTGTTCTTCGTCATGCCGTACGTCGCCGGCGAGACGCTCGCCGCGAAGCTCCACGCGGTCGGCATGCTGGGCGTCGAGGAGGCGGTGCGGATCACCTGCCAGGTGGCGCGCGCGCTCGACCACGCCCACCGGCACGGCGTGATCCATCGCGACGTGAAGCCCGACAACATCCTGCTCGAGGACGGCGAGGCGCGGCTCGCGGACTTCGGCATCGCGCACGCGATCAGCGGCGCCGAGGAGCGGCGGCTCACGCAGACGGGCGTCACGCTCGGCACGCCGGTCTACATGAGCCCCGAGCAGGCGATGGCCGACCGCACGCTCGACGGCCGCAGCGACGTGTACAGCCTGGGCTGCGTGCTGTACGAGATGCTGGTGGGCCAGCCGCCGTTCGCGGGCCCGACCGCGCAGGCGATCATCGCGCGGCAGATGCTCGGCGACGTCCCGTCCATCACCGTCGTGCGCGGCACGGTGCCCGACGAGATCGAGGACGCCGTGCTGCGCGCGCTCGCGAAGGTGCCGGCGGACCGGTTCGCGAGCGCGCTCGAGTTCGCGGAGGCGCTGGAGCACTCGCTGGCCACGGCGGGGCGCTCGCTCGGCCGCGCGGACCGCCGCAACCGGTCGCGCCGGCGGAAGCCGGTCGGCCGGAAGGTGCGGACGCTGCGCATGGCGGCCGCCGTCGCGCTGGTCGGCATCCTCGCCGCCGCGGGTGCCGCCGGCGCGTGGTGGCTGCTCGCCAACGGCGACGCGCGCGCGCTCGGGGCGACGACGGCCGACGCGCTGCCCCCGCAGCGGCTCGGCGTGCTGTACTTCGACGACCTGAGCCCGGACGGCTCGCTCGGCGCGGTCGCGGACGGCCTCACCGAGTCGCTGATCGACCAGCTGCGCGGCGTCGCGGCGCTCGACGTCGTGTCGCGCAACGGCGTGGCGGCGTTCCGCGGCGCGACGGCGGCGCCCGACTCGGTCGCCGCGGCGCTGAAGGCGGGCACGCTGGTCCTCGGCGCCGTCGAGTCGCGCGGTGGATCGCTGCGCGTGACCGTGCGGCTGGTGGACGGCGCGAGCGGCGCGGACACCAAGCGCGCGAGCTTCACGGTGCCGGCGGCGCGCGCGCTCGCGGCGCGCGACAGCCTGGTGGAGCAGGTCGCGCGCTTCCTGCGCTCGCGCGTGGGCGAGGAGGTGCGCGTGCGCGCCGTGCAGCGCGGCACCGCCGACGAGGGCGCGTGGACGATGGCGCTGCAGGCCGAGCGGCTGGCGAAGCGCGGAACGGAGCTCTCGCGCGGCGGCGACACCGTGGGCGCGACGGCGGCGTACCTGCGCGCGGACTCGCTCCTGGCGAACGCCGCGACGCGCGACGCAGCGTGGCCCGAGCCCGTGGTGCAGCGCGGCCAGACGGCGCTGCGGCTGTCGCGCCTCGGCAGCGCGGTCGCGGCCGTGCGCTGGACCGACGCCGGGCTTCGGCTGGCCGACGAGGCGCTCGCGCTCGACGCGCGGCACCCCGCCGCGCTCGCGCTGCGCGGCCAGCTCCGGCTCGAACGGTGGGCGCGGCATCTGGAGCCCGACGCGCGCGCCGCGCGCGCGCTGCTCACCGATGCGGAGCGCGACCTGAAGCAGGCGACGGAGCTCGACCCGCACGACGCGGCGGCGTGGAGCGCGCTGGCCAGCGTCTACTACCAGAAGCCGAACCTCATCGAGGCGACGCTGGCCGCGCGCCGCGCCTACGAGGAGGACGCCTACCTCGCGGACGCGGACCGCATCCTCTGGCGCCTGTACACGACGGCGTACGACGGCGAGAGCTTCGTGGACGCGGCGCACTGGTGCGACGAGGGGCGTCGGCGGTTCCCGGACAGCCACCTGTTCGTGCGCTGCCAGCTGTGGCTGTTCACGACGGACGCGCGCACGCCCGACGCCGCGGCGGCGTGGCGGCTGCGCGCCGACCTGCAGCGCCTGACGCCCGAGGGCCAGTGGAGCTACGTCGGGCGCGAGGCGCAGATGCTGGTGGGTGCGGCGATCGGCCGCGCAGGGCTGCGCGACAGCGCCGACCGCGTGCTGCGGGCCGCGCGCGCCGACGCGCACGTCGATCCGGACCGCGAGCTGCTCACCGTCGAGGCGTTCGTGCGCGACCTGCTGGGCGAGCGCGACGTTGCGCTCGATCTGCTGAAGCAGTACCTGCTGGCGCACCCCGAGCACCGCGGCGGCTTCGCGTCGCCGCAGGGCTCGTGGTGGTGGCGCGGCATGCGCGCCGACCCGCGCTTCACCGCGCTGGTCGGCGCTGCTCGATAG